In Pseudorasbora parva isolate DD20220531a chromosome 20, ASM2467924v1, whole genome shotgun sequence, a single window of DNA contains:
- the LOC137049886 gene encoding ras-related protein Rab-19-like, protein MDPQEEAFDFLFKIILIGDSNVGKTCLVQSFKTGQFSERQQNTIGVDFSVRTIDIDGRRVKMQVWDTAGQERFRTITQSYYRSAHGAMIAYDISRRDTFVSVQRWVHELQQFGAANVLTALIGNKRDLEAEREVRFEEACKLAEAKGMLAAVETSARDAWSVEEAFVMMARQLLLQNGMSVKQDDTARVLLRTNSHTISLSSPDSKKPCEC, encoded by the exons ATGGATCCTCAGGAGGAAGCCTTCGACTTCCTCTTCAAGATCATCCTGATCGGAGACTCTAATGTGGGCAAGACCTGCCTGGTGCAGAGCTTCAAAACGGGCCAGTTCTCCGAGCGCCAGCAGAACACCATCGGGGTCGACTTCAGCGTCCGAACCATAGACATCGACGGCAGGAGAgtcaag atgcAGGTGTGGGACACGGCCGGGCAGGAGCGCTTCCGCACCATCACTCAGAGCTATTACCGCAGCGCTCACGGGGCCATGATCGCCTACGACATCAGCCGCCGGGACACCTTCGTCTCGGTGCAGCGCTGGGTCCACGAGCTGCAGCAATTCGGCGCCGCAAACGTGCTCACCGCGCTCATCG GTAACAAGCGAGACCTGGAGGCGGAGCGCGAGGTGCGGTTCGAGGAGGCCTGTAAGCTAGCGGAGGCTAAGGGCATGCTAGCGGCGGTGGAGACCTCGGCCAGAGACGCCTGGAGCGTGGAGGAGGCCTTCGTCATGATGGCCCGTCAGCTTCTGCTCCAGAACGGCATGAGCGTGAAGCAGGACGACACCGCTAGAGTGCTTCTGCGGACCAACTCGCACACCATCAGCCTTTCCTCGCCCGACTCCAAGAAGCCCTGCGAGTGCTGA